One genomic region from Gemmatimonadota bacterium encodes:
- the pheS gene encoding phenylalanine--tRNA ligase subunit alpha, whose amino-acid sequence MPATTLNDFQSSAADLERAASAAFAAADSSDSLERARAEFIGRSSGRLLELQRLVPTFEGPDRGIAGRAFNDLKKALEGRLEARRTELESGARASAPQIDLTMPSRRQFRGAEHPVTVVIEEIVEIFREIGFTVATGPEAETEWYNFTALNFPPDHPAMDMHDTMYLAEDVVLRTHTSPVQIRSLQAGPPPIRVVIPGNVYRLDPFDASHAPMFAQIEGLAVDEGISFVDLKATLTHFATRFFGATRTRFRPSYFPFTEPSAEMDVECRLCKGSGCPACKGTGWMEILGSGMVHPNVLDAAGVDSEKYTGWAFGMGPARIALQRYGIPDIRVLYDSDMRFLAQVAR is encoded by the coding sequence GTGCCAGCAACGACGCTCAACGACTTCCAGTCATCGGCTGCCGACCTCGAACGCGCAGCATCGGCGGCTTTCGCCGCGGCCGACTCGTCCGATTCACTGGAAAGGGCGCGCGCGGAATTCATAGGCCGATCCAGCGGACGCCTGCTCGAGCTGCAACGTCTCGTTCCCACGTTCGAAGGTCCCGACCGCGGTATCGCCGGTCGCGCCTTCAACGACCTCAAGAAGGCCCTGGAAGGCAGGCTCGAAGCGCGCCGAACGGAGCTCGAATCCGGCGCCCGCGCCAGCGCGCCGCAGATCGACCTCACCATGCCGTCACGCCGCCAGTTCCGCGGCGCCGAGCATCCTGTGACCGTCGTCATCGAAGAAATCGTCGAGATATTCCGCGAGATCGGATTCACGGTCGCGACAGGCCCGGAAGCGGAAACCGAGTGGTACAACTTCACCGCGCTCAACTTCCCGCCGGATCACCCGGCGATGGACATGCACGACACCATGTATCTCGCCGAGGACGTGGTGCTTCGCACGCACACGTCACCGGTGCAGATTCGGTCGCTGCAGGCCGGCCCGCCGCCAATTCGTGTCGTGATACCCGGCAACGTGTATCGCCTCGATCCATTCGACGCGAGTCACGCGCCCATGTTCGCACAGATCGAAGGACTCGCGGTGGATGAGGGAATCAGCTTCGTCGATCTCAAGGCGACGCTCACCCATTTCGCTACGCGCTTCTTCGGCGCGACCCGCACGCGCTTCAGGCCAAGCTACTTCCCGTTCACCGAGCCATCCGCGGAGATGGACGTGGAATGCCGGCTCTGCAAGGGATCCGGCTGTCCTGCGTGCAAGGGAACGGGATGGATGGAGATTCTGGGATCGGGAATGGTGCATCCAAACGTACTGGACGCCGCCGGCGTCGATAGCGAGAAGTACACGGGCTGGGCGTTCGGCATGGGGCCCGCTCGCATCGCGCTTCAACGCTACGGCATTCCGGACATTCGCGTTCTGTATGACTCCGACATGCGCTTCCTCGCGCAGGTGGCGCGATGA
- the infC gene encoding translation initiation factor IF-3: MPPDVKGPRVNRQIRFSPLRVIGDDGAQLGIMDVDTALSRAQELGLDLVEVAPLARPPVVRIMDFGKYKFEQAKMARQAKKKQHVIELKEVKFRPGIEEHDFQTKVRHAREFLGEGNKVKVTLMFRGRQIAHPELGRKVVIRVAQELVDVSKIEADPKFEGKSMTMILAPK; encoded by the coding sequence ATCCCCCCAGACGTCAAAGGTCCGCGCGTCAATCGTCAGATCCGTTTTTCGCCTCTTCGTGTCATAGGCGACGACGGCGCCCAGCTTGGAATCATGGATGTTGATACGGCATTGAGCAGAGCGCAGGAGCTCGGCCTCGATCTCGTCGAAGTCGCACCACTTGCTCGTCCTCCGGTCGTCCGAATCATGGACTTCGGGAAGTACAAGTTCGAGCAGGCCAAGATGGCTCGTCAGGCCAAGAAAAAGCAGCATGTGATCGAGCTCAAGGAAGTCAAATTCCGCCCGGGCATCGAGGAGCATGACTTCCAGACCAAGGTCCGGCACGCGCGTGAATTTTTGGGTGAAGGGAACAAGGTGAAGGTCACCTTGATGTTTCGCGGGCGCCAGATCGCGCACCCCGAGCTGGGAAGGAAGGTCGTGATTCGTGTCGCCCAGGAGCTGGTCGACGTGAGCAAGATCGAGGCAGATCCGAAGTTCGAGGGAAAATCCATGACGATGATTCTGGCACCCAAGTGA
- the rplT gene encoding 50S ribosomal protein L20, translated as MPRVRSNVARLKRKKQVMKAARGAFGARSKLWKSAKENVERGWKYAYRDRKNKKREFRKLWIVRINAAAHIHDMSYSTFINGLGKAGIEIDRKVLADIAVRDAAAFGVLAEQARKALSAAA; from the coding sequence ATGCCAAGGGTACGATCCAATGTCGCGCGTCTGAAGCGCAAAAAGCAGGTAATGAAAGCCGCGCGCGGTGCGTTCGGCGCGCGTAGCAAACTCTGGAAATCCGCCAAGGAAAACGTCGAGCGTGGCTGGAAGTACGCTTACCGCGACCGCAAGAACAAAAAGCGTGAGTTCCGCAAGCTCTGGATCGTTCGCATCAACGCTGCCGCTCACATCCACGACATGAGCTACAGCACCTTCATCAACGGGCTCGGCAAGGCCGGCATCGAGATCGACCGCAAGGTCCTCGCCGATATCGCCGTGCGCGACGCAGCCGCCTTTGGCGTGCTCGCCGAGCAGGCCCGCAAGGCGCTGAGCGCCGCCGCGTAG
- a CDS encoding MBL fold metallo-hydrolase, whose protein sequence is MPAPTPLVQSRSIGNLVVHAIQAGGQRLDGGAMFGVVPKPLWERRIPADERNRIQLGMRCLLIEHPSGLILIDSGAGNKENAKFHEIYGVENVGANGRTALEDGLAQVGVSPEQIAILISTHLHFDHAGGNTFVDDAGVVRPTFPRARYLVQRGEYEFATHTNERTAASYFDRNYVPTLESGQLELLEGESEIVDGIGVLVTPGHTPYHQSVVIRSAGETAIFLGDLVPTHAHLPLPWIMGYDVEPLVTLESKRGLLKRVEQGDWTVIFEHDAVVPWGRVQFDGKAYSLRPESA, encoded by the coding sequence ATGCCAGCACCCACTCCACTCGTACAATCACGTAGCATCGGCAATCTTGTCGTTCACGCGATACAGGCAGGCGGTCAGCGACTCGACGGTGGCGCGATGTTCGGCGTCGTGCCCAAGCCACTGTGGGAGCGTCGCATACCCGCCGACGAGCGCAACCGCATCCAGCTTGGCATGCGCTGTCTTCTCATCGAGCATCCGAGCGGTCTCATTCTCATCGACAGCGGTGCAGGCAACAAGGAGAACGCGAAGTTCCACGAGATCTACGGCGTGGAGAACGTCGGCGCCAATGGACGCACCGCGCTCGAAGACGGTCTCGCACAGGTAGGCGTGAGCCCCGAACAGATTGCGATCCTCATCAGCACACACCTGCACTTCGACCACGCCGGCGGCAACACGTTCGTGGACGACGCGGGCGTGGTACGTCCCACGTTTCCGCGCGCGCGCTACCTGGTGCAGCGGGGCGAGTACGAATTCGCAACCCATACGAACGAGCGCACAGCGGCGAGCTACTTCGATCGCAACTACGTCCCGACTCTCGAATCCGGGCAGCTGGAGCTGCTGGAAGGGGAATCGGAAATCGTGGATGGGATCGGCGTGCTGGTGACGCCGGGCCACACGCCATACCACCAGAGCGTGGTCATTCGTTCGGCGGGCGAGACCGCGATCTTTCTGGGCGATCTGGTCCCGACGCATGCCCATCTGCCGCTCCCGTGGATCATGGGTTACGACGTGGAGCCGCTGGTCACTCTCGAGTCCAAGCGTGGGCTCCTCAAGCGAGTGGAGCAGGGAGACTGGACCGTCATCTTCGAACACGACGCCGTGGTGCCGTGGGGTCGGGTGCAATTCGACGGGAAGGCCTACAGCTTGCGTCCGGAATCGGCCTAG
- the rpmI gene encoding 50S ribosomal protein L35: MPKMKTHKGAKKRFSITGSGKVRRNKANKSHILTKKSAKRKRNLRRPGTIATSGDEKRMKRLLVA, from the coding sequence ATGCCGAAGATGAAGACACACAAGGGCGCGAAAAAGCGCTTCTCTATTACAGGTAGCGGCAAGGTTCGGCGCAACAAGGCCAACAAGAGCCACATCCTCACCAAGAAATCCGCCAAGCGGAAGCGCAACCTGCGCCGCCCCGGCACCATCGCGACATCGGGCGACGAAAAGCGCATGAAACGTTTGTTGGTGGCGTAG
- the pheT gene encoding phenylalanine--tRNA ligase subunit beta encodes MNASYEWLREFTDFDLTPEQLRDVITSRAATVEDVISLRADLRDVVVGLVVEARPHPNSDHLWVTKVDAGMGELLDVVCGAPNVQAGSKYPFAPSGSTLPGGLKLERRKIRGETSNGMLCSARELALGTEHDGILTLHTDAAPGTPFLDAFPAGDTRFVVDVLPNRPDLLSHEGLAREISAYTGNDLHMPEHPGMSAAPAFEHGTSDGSTGGVRVSIDEPSACPLYTATVIRGVRIEPSPEWLANRLISIGLRPINNVVDATNYMLHGFGQPMHAFDLDRLRGPEIHVRNARPGERITTLDGVERKLDPTMTVIADADRAQAIAGVIGGSESAVSDGTSNVLLEVAVFDPRSVRSTRRALGTSTDASYRFERALDAHASADLARYATALIISLAGGRVDGAPIAVGSPRPSPHQLSLRVSRVAKILGEHVSAPECMRLLGSVGFGVNSGENEVLHVTPPRWRSDVTLEVDLIEEVARLRGYDSFSDELRPFRVGSAPESPAYVVMRRVTRALVEAGMMEVRPIPFVADAGEHGVRVLNPLAESEALLRTSALQTLARRVEHNFAHMTRNVRLFEVGVVFSRGLDKRIPMERTVAAAVISGDRSPAHFTDPRPAQMDIWDAKWIAETIVRAAFGQSGPSRPELQPNAARDGWDVVHDGSTIGTVGPITVDAPVWAPPVFGIEIDLTAAFGIAREPVVYRPLPVTPAAEFDLALLVPADVVAADVARVIRTNSGEMLESLVPFDEFRGAGVGDGYRSIAWRLTFRHPERTLRDKEIEGRRARILRALNEELGVRPRTT; translated from the coding sequence ATGAACGCGTCGTATGAATGGCTGCGCGAGTTCACCGATTTCGATCTCACGCCGGAACAGCTGCGCGATGTGATAACCAGTCGTGCAGCGACAGTCGAGGATGTGATTTCGCTGCGCGCGGATCTCCGCGACGTCGTCGTCGGTCTGGTGGTCGAGGCCAGGCCGCATCCCAATTCGGATCATCTCTGGGTTACGAAAGTGGACGCCGGGATGGGCGAGCTGCTCGACGTCGTGTGTGGCGCACCCAATGTTCAGGCCGGCTCGAAGTACCCCTTCGCGCCATCCGGCTCGACGCTGCCTGGCGGTCTCAAGCTCGAGCGCCGCAAGATACGTGGCGAGACTTCAAACGGAATGCTGTGCTCAGCGCGCGAGCTCGCGCTCGGCACCGAGCACGACGGCATACTGACGCTCCACACCGATGCAGCGCCAGGCACACCGTTCCTCGACGCCTTTCCCGCCGGCGATACCCGCTTTGTAGTGGACGTGCTTCCCAATCGCCCCGATCTGCTGTCGCACGAAGGCCTGGCGCGCGAGATCTCGGCGTACACTGGCAACGACCTGCACATGCCGGAACATCCCGGCATGTCGGCTGCCCCCGCGTTCGAGCACGGTACCAGTGACGGAAGCACCGGCGGCGTTCGCGTCTCCATCGATGAGCCGTCAGCGTGTCCGCTGTACACTGCGACGGTGATTCGCGGCGTCAGGATCGAGCCGAGCCCTGAGTGGCTTGCGAATCGCCTCATCAGTATTGGATTGCGGCCGATCAACAACGTCGTCGACGCGACCAATTACATGCTGCACGGCTTTGGTCAGCCGATGCACGCGTTCGATCTCGATCGCCTGCGCGGACCGGAAATTCACGTGCGCAACGCCCGGCCTGGCGAGCGCATCACGACGCTGGACGGCGTCGAGCGCAAGCTCGATCCGACCATGACGGTGATCGCGGACGCCGATCGTGCGCAGGCCATTGCGGGCGTGATCGGTGGCAGCGAAAGCGCCGTGTCGGATGGCACCAGCAACGTTCTGCTCGAAGTCGCAGTATTCGATCCTCGCTCGGTGCGCTCGACGCGTCGCGCGCTCGGCACATCCACCGATGCGAGTTATCGCTTCGAGCGTGCACTCGACGCGCACGCGTCCGCCGATCTGGCGCGCTACGCCACGGCGCTCATAATATCGCTCGCCGGCGGACGTGTCGACGGCGCGCCGATCGCAGTCGGTTCGCCGCGCCCATCGCCGCATCAGTTGTCGCTCCGCGTATCGCGCGTCGCGAAGATTCTTGGCGAGCATGTCTCCGCGCCAGAGTGCATGCGTCTGCTCGGCAGCGTCGGCTTCGGGGTCAACTCCGGCGAGAACGAGGTGCTGCACGTCACGCCGCCACGCTGGCGCTCCGATGTCACCCTCGAGGTGGATCTGATCGAGGAAGTCGCGCGCTTGCGTGGCTACGATTCCTTCTCCGACGAGCTGCGTCCATTCAGGGTCGGTTCCGCGCCGGAGTCGCCCGCATACGTCGTCATGCGGCGCGTGACGCGTGCGCTCGTCGAAGCCGGCATGATGGAGGTGCGCCCCATTCCATTCGTCGCCGATGCGGGCGAGCATGGTGTGCGCGTTCTCAATCCGCTGGCGGAGAGCGAGGCGTTGCTCCGAACCAGCGCGCTCCAGACGCTCGCGCGCCGCGTGGAGCACAACTTCGCGCACATGACGCGCAACGTTCGGTTGTTCGAAGTCGGTGTCGTCTTCAGTCGTGGCCTGGATAAGCGGATTCCCATGGAGCGCACCGTGGCCGCGGCCGTGATATCGGGCGACCGCAGTCCCGCGCATTTCACCGATCCGAGACCGGCACAGATGGACATCTGGGACGCGAAGTGGATCGCGGAGACGATCGTTCGCGCCGCCTTTGGCCAGTCCGGTCCGTCCCGTCCGGAGCTGCAGCCCAATGCGGCGCGCGATGGGTGGGATGTGGTTCACGACGGCTCGACGATCGGGACCGTCGGACCGATCACCGTCGACGCGCCGGTCTGGGCACCGCCGGTCTTCGGAATCGAGATCGACCTCACTGCTGCGTTCGGGATCGCGCGGGAGCCGGTTGTTTATCGTCCGCTACCCGTCACCCCCGCCGCCGAATTCGACCTGGCGCTGCTGGTACCGGCCGACGTCGTCGCCGCCGACGTCGCCCGCGTCATCAGAACGAATTCGGGCGAGATGCTGGAATCGCTCGTGCCTTTCGACGAATTTCGAGGTGCGGGGGTGGGCGACGGATATCGGAGTATCGCCTGGCGCTTGACGTTCAGGCATCCAGAGCGCACCCTACGCGACAAGGAAATCGAAGGCCGCCGCGCGCGAATCCTGCGCGCCCTCAACGAGGAGCTCGGTGTCAGACCACGCACTACCTGA
- a CDS encoding arginine deiminase family protein, translated as MPVNINSEIGPLRSVLVHEPGPELLAVTPDTREDYLYDDIIHVETAQTEHRRLVAVLERFATVHYVRDLLAETVATIEARHLIIREAMDILQSAPIAKDLNDLPPEDVVRVLIEGREETPGPLARTLNETGYALPPVPNLFFTRDTAMGLGKHVMIGSMRYGTRWTEELIMKTLFAHHPALANAGILYDGSVERRVNYTLEGGDVHPLRPDLLMIGFSERSSPAAIDELVSLVFGNTAFTNIIVVVMPKENTAIHLDMIFTQIDREQCVIHAPHFIGAERLSILHWSKGDATMREMPNVFVALHQCGMRIEPIVCGGKKRIMQEREQWASGCNFFAIRPGLAVSYARNHETLREMESSGYRVVASTSFLEGQERIEDDERAVITIDGSELVRGGGGPRCMSCPIEREDVW; from the coding sequence ATGCCAGTCAACATCAATTCCGAGATCGGACCCCTTCGCTCCGTCCTGGTGCATGAGCCCGGTCCGGAACTCCTCGCCGTCACCCCCGACACGCGCGAGGACTACCTGTACGACGACATCATCCACGTGGAGACGGCGCAGACGGAGCACCGCCGCCTCGTCGCCGTGCTGGAGCGGTTCGCCACCGTACACTACGTGCGCGATCTGCTCGCGGAAACGGTAGCGACCATCGAGGCTCGGCATCTGATCATCCGCGAAGCGATGGACATTCTCCAGTCCGCGCCCATCGCCAAGGACCTCAACGACCTTCCACCGGAAGACGTCGTGCGCGTCCTGATCGAGGGCCGCGAGGAAACCCCGGGACCACTCGCGCGTACGCTCAACGAAACCGGATACGCCCTCCCGCCAGTCCCCAATCTCTTCTTCACACGCGACACCGCGATGGGACTCGGCAAGCACGTCATGATCGGCTCCATGAGGTACGGCACCCGCTGGACCGAAGAGCTGATCATGAAGACGCTCTTCGCACACCACCCGGCGCTCGCAAATGCGGGAATCCTGTACGACGGATCCGTCGAGCGGCGCGTGAATTACACACTGGAAGGCGGCGACGTGCATCCGTTGCGGCCGGACCTGCTGATGATCGGGTTCAGCGAGCGGTCCAGCCCGGCCGCGATCGACGAGCTGGTGTCACTCGTGTTCGGCAATACTGCTTTCACGAACATCATCGTCGTCGTGATGCCCAAGGAAAACACCGCGATCCATCTCGACATGATCTTCACGCAGATCGATCGCGAGCAGTGTGTCATTCACGCGCCGCACTTCATTGGCGCAGAGCGTCTGTCGATCCTGCACTGGAGCAAGGGCGACGCGACGATGCGTGAGATGCCCAACGTCTTTGTCGCGCTGCACCAATGTGGCATGCGTATAGAACCGATCGTTTGCGGCGGCAAGAAGCGCATAATGCAGGAGCGCGAGCAGTGGGCGTCGGGTTGCAACTTCTTCGCGATTCGTCCGGGACTGGCGGTGAGCTACGCGCGCAATCATGAAACGCTGCGCGAGATGGAGTCTTCAGGATACCGCGTAGTCGCCTCGACGTCGTTCCTGGAAGGTCAGGAGCGCATCGAGGATGACGAGCGCGCGGTGATCACCATCGACGGAAGCGAGCTCGTGCGCGGCGGCGGCGGACCCCGCTGCATGTCGTGCCCCATCGAGCGGGAAGACGTCTGGTGA
- a CDS encoding 3'-5' exonuclease, with amino-acid sequence MSDTVSRAVGSTMNLSRLSYAVVDVETTGGSPAYGHRITEIAVVVVSEGRITEIFERLVNPDRFIPPFITHLTGISEGMVATAPRFEEIVPELVMALAGNIFVAHNAQFDWGFVSAELERAVGKTPTALRLCTVRLARALLPQLPRKSLDYVAHHYGVLDVPSRYQLNRGTRHSAAGDAIITAHCLLRMIDDAADRGFTTWDDIQRATSRGSRSGKNRRPSPMPTAALDDRTA; translated from the coding sequence GTGAGCGATACGGTGAGCCGCGCAGTCGGCAGCACGATGAATCTGAGCCGGCTGTCGTACGCCGTTGTAGACGTCGAAACGACCGGCGGCAGTCCGGCGTACGGCCATCGCATAACCGAGATCGCGGTAGTCGTCGTATCGGAAGGTCGTATCACCGAGATATTCGAGCGCCTGGTGAATCCGGATCGCTTCATCCCGCCCTTCATTACGCACCTCACTGGCATCAGCGAGGGGATGGTCGCGACAGCGCCGCGCTTCGAGGAGATCGTACCGGAGCTTGTGATGGCACTGGCCGGCAACATCTTCGTCGCGCATAACGCACAGTTCGACTGGGGATTCGTGAGCGCCGAGCTGGAGCGCGCGGTGGGCAAGACGCCGACCGCATTGCGGCTCTGCACCGTTCGACTTGCGCGCGCGCTGCTTCCGCAGTTGCCGCGCAAGTCGCTCGACTACGTAGCACATCATTACGGCGTTCTCGACGTGCCGTCGCGCTATCAGCTCAACCGCGGCACGAGACACAGCGCAGCCGGCGACGCGATCATTACGGCGCATTGTTTGCTCCGTATGATAGACGATGCCGCGGATCGCGGCTTCACCACCTGGGACGACATTCAGCGCGCCACGAGTCGTGGATCGCGCAGCGGCAAGAACCGGCGTCCGTCGCCGATGCCGACCGCCGCTCTCGACGACCGCACCGCGTAG
- a CDS encoding redox-sensing transcriptional repressor Rex translates to MKRVPDSTVRRLSLYLGFLEELEDSGEATVSSDVLARLGGTTSAQVRKDLSIFGSFGKRGLGYFVPELTTRLREILGLGRDWHVAIVGAGKIGLALAQYPGFREKGFHVSALYDASPAKVGTRLDSIPVRDVHRLADDAAKEHFDIGVIAVPADGAQFVADTMVAAGIKAIMNFAPAQITVPADVVTRTVNMGLEFEALSFALANLSK, encoded by the coding sequence TTGAAACGCGTACCAGACTCTACAGTCCGTCGTCTATCGCTCTATCTCGGATTCCTGGAGGAACTCGAAGACAGCGGTGAAGCAACCGTATCCAGCGATGTTCTCGCCCGCCTGGGCGGGACCACCTCGGCGCAAGTGCGCAAGGACCTGTCGATCTTTGGCTCGTTCGGAAAGCGAGGACTGGGCTATTTCGTCCCCGAGCTCACTACGCGGCTGCGCGAGATTCTGGGACTCGGACGGGACTGGCACGTGGCCATAGTCGGAGCCGGCAAGATCGGGTTGGCGCTGGCCCAGTACCCGGGTTTCCGGGAGAAGGGCTTCCACGTATCGGCGCTTTACGACGCGTCGCCTGCCAAGGTTGGAACGAGACTGGATTCGATTCCGGTGCGCGACGTCCACCGGCTCGCCGACGATGCCGCGAAGGAACACTTCGACATCGGCGTGATTGCCGTGCCAGCCGATGGGGCGCAGTTTGTGGCGGATACGATGGTGGCCGCTGGCATAAAGGCAATCATGAATTTCGCGCCTGCACAGATTACCGTTCCCGCCGATGTCGTGACGCGTACTGTGAACATGGGGCTGGAATTCGAGGCGCTATCGTTCGCCCTGGCGAACCTCTCGAAATAG